The following proteins are encoded in a genomic region of Xanthomonas cassavae CFBP 4642:
- a CDS encoding beta-glucosidase family protein — protein sequence MSLGMALAAPAAVAQTAAAPQPWMDTALTADQRADRLLAQMSEDEKFQMLRSYFGLGTDKIPKPEGALGSAGYVPGIPRLGVPAQQLADAGVGVTNPGGIRKGDYATAMPSGPSTASSWNRQLAFEGGRTMGRESWQQGFNVLLAGSVNLQRDPRNGRNFEYAGEDPLLAGSMVGESIRGVQSAHVLSTMKHFALNDMETRRNFHSAQLGEQAMHESDLLAFEIALKIGDPASVMCSYNKINGIYGCEHDYLLNQVLKQEWHYPGYVMSDWGGVHSGSRAALAELDQQSAGEVFDAAVFFDAPLRMAVSAGVVPRARLDDMVKRVLRSLFAHGAFDHPTQRQPIDGKAGQLAAQQVAEEGSVLLRNEQATLPLSSQVRRIAVIGGYADKGVMSGGGSSRVDYTINGGNAVPGLTPTTWPGPVIIHPSSPLQALRAALPNVQIDYVDGADRAAAARAAKAADVAIVFATQWAAESVDLPDMQLPDNQDALIETVAKANPKTTVVLETNGPVRMPWAERVPAVLQAWYPGIGGGEAIANLLTGAVNPSGHLPVTWPVDESQLPRPSIPGLGFKPAKPGEDTIDYTIEGANVGYKWFAARKLTPRYPFGHGLSYTRFDMGNLQVDATGSTLTARFDVENTGEREGATVPQLYLVLPEGHATPLRLIGWQKLTLKPGEKRRVQVVAEPKTLADFDAKARQWKIAAGTYRVQLARSASEPVQSVEVALQATQLP from the coding sequence ATGAGCCTGGGCATGGCCCTGGCTGCACCGGCGGCAGTAGCGCAAACGGCTGCCGCGCCGCAGCCGTGGATGGATACCGCACTGACGGCGGACCAGCGTGCCGACCGGCTGCTCGCACAGATGAGCGAAGACGAAAAATTCCAGATGCTGCGCAGCTACTTCGGCCTGGGCACCGACAAGATCCCCAAGCCCGAGGGCGCGCTGGGCTCGGCCGGCTATGTGCCGGGTATTCCACGGCTGGGCGTCCCGGCGCAGCAACTGGCCGATGCCGGCGTTGGCGTGACCAATCCCGGCGGCATCCGCAAGGGCGACTACGCCACCGCGATGCCATCGGGCCCGTCCACCGCGTCCAGCTGGAATCGACAGCTGGCCTTTGAGGGCGGGCGGACCATGGGCCGCGAATCCTGGCAGCAGGGCTTCAATGTGCTACTGGCCGGCAGCGTCAACCTCCAGCGCGACCCGCGCAACGGCCGCAATTTCGAATATGCCGGCGAAGACCCGCTGCTGGCCGGCAGCATGGTCGGCGAGTCGATCCGCGGCGTGCAGAGCGCGCATGTGCTATCGACGATGAAGCACTTCGCGCTCAACGACATGGAAACCCGGCGCAACTTCCACAGCGCGCAACTCGGCGAGCAGGCCATGCACGAATCGGACCTGCTGGCCTTCGAGATCGCGCTCAAGATCGGCGACCCCGCCTCGGTGATGTGCTCCTACAACAAGATCAATGGCATCTACGGCTGCGAGCACGATTACCTGCTCAACCAGGTACTCAAGCAGGAATGGCACTACCCCGGCTACGTGATGTCCGACTGGGGCGGCGTGCACAGCGGCTCCAGAGCCGCGCTGGCCGAGCTGGACCAGCAATCGGCCGGCGAAGTGTTCGATGCGGCGGTGTTCTTCGACGCGCCGTTGCGCATGGCGGTGAGTGCCGGGGTGGTGCCGCGCGCGCGCCTGGACGACATGGTCAAGCGGGTCTTGCGCAGCCTGTTCGCGCATGGCGCATTCGATCACCCGACTCAGCGCCAACCCATCGATGGCAAGGCCGGGCAACTGGCCGCGCAGCAGGTTGCCGAAGAAGGCAGCGTGCTGCTGCGTAACGAGCAGGCCACCTTGCCGCTGTCCAGCCAGGTGCGCCGCATCGCGGTCATCGGCGGCTATGCCGACAAGGGCGTGATGTCCGGTGGCGGCTCCTCGCGGGTGGACTACACGATCAACGGCGGCAATGCGGTGCCCGGCCTCACCCCGACCACCTGGCCGGGCCCGGTGATCATCCATCCGTCTTCGCCGCTGCAGGCGCTGCGCGCCGCATTGCCGAACGTGCAGATCGACTACGTGGATGGCGCCGACCGCGCCGCTGCCGCACGCGCGGCCAAGGCCGCCGACGTGGCGATCGTGTTTGCCACCCAGTGGGCGGCCGAATCGGTGGACCTGCCGGACATGCAATTGCCCGACAACCAGGACGCCCTGATCGAGACGGTGGCCAAGGCCAACCCCAAAACCACGGTGGTCCTGGAAACCAATGGGCCGGTGCGCATGCCCTGGGCCGAGCGCGTGCCGGCGGTGTTGCAGGCGTGGTACCCGGGCATCGGCGGCGGCGAGGCGATCGCCAACCTGCTCACCGGCGCGGTGAATCCGTCCGGCCACCTGCCGGTGACCTGGCCGGTGGACGAATCGCAGCTGCCACGCCCGTCGATTCCCGGCCTTGGCTTCAAGCCGGCCAAACCCGGCGAGGACACCATCGACTACACCATCGAAGGCGCCAACGTCGGCTACAAATGGTTTGCCGCACGCAAGCTCACCCCGCGTTATCCGTTCGGGCATGGCCTGTCGTACACCCGCTTTGACATGGGCAACCTGCAGGTGGATGCAACAGGCAGCACGCTCACCGCGCGTTTCGACGTGGAGAACACCGGTGAACGCGAAGGCGCTACGGTACCGCAGCTCTACCTCGTGCTGCCGGAGGGCCACGCCACCCCGCTGCGCCTGATCGGCTGGCAGAAGCTCACGCTCAAGCCCGGCGAGAAGCGCCGCGTGCAGGTGGTGGCCGAGCCGAAGACGCTGGCCGATTTCGACGCGAAGGCACGGCAGTGGAAGATCGCAGCGGGCACGTATCGCGTGCAGCTGGCGCGCTCGGCCAGCGAACCGGTGCAGAGCGTGGAGGTCGCCTTGCAGGCCACGCAGCTGCCGTAA
- a CDS encoding IS5 family transposase, whose translation MKQQTLAMAADQGSGFEQHRRPTRRDVFLSTMEQIVPWSALCAVIEPYYPKAGNGRPPVGLERMLRMYLVQHWFNLADEACEEALLDSTALRRFVGIDLGRERVPDATTLLKFRRLLETHELGAELFLQVNRELEARGLKVGTGTIVDATIIGAPSSTKNADKARDPDMHQTRKGQQWYFGMKLHIGVDSRNGLVHSAAVTAANVHDKHLLGDLLHGEERRVYGDSAYASQKALIGTHAPHARDFTNQRVRKRGEVNEVQRQRNRNKSKIRARVEHVFAVVKRLWGFAKVRYRGLDKNANRCFVALGLANLYLARVRLAG comes from the coding sequence ATGAAACAGCAGACATTGGCGATGGCGGCCGATCAGGGCAGTGGATTCGAGCAGCATCGTCGGCCGACGCGCCGGGATGTGTTCCTGTCGACGATGGAGCAGATCGTGCCGTGGTCGGCACTGTGCGCGGTGATCGAGCCGTACTATCCGAAGGCAGGCAATGGCCGGCCGCCGGTCGGCCTGGAACGGATGCTGCGGATGTATTTGGTGCAGCACTGGTTCAATCTGGCCGATGAGGCCTGCGAGGAAGCGCTACTGGACAGCACGGCGCTGCGGCGGTTCGTGGGGATCGACCTGGGCCGCGAGCGGGTTCCGGACGCGACGACACTGCTGAAGTTTCGTCGCCTTCTGGAGACGCACGAGCTGGGGGCGGAGCTGTTCTTGCAAGTGAACCGGGAATTGGAAGCACGTGGCCTGAAGGTGGGCACGGGCACCATCGTGGATGCGACTATCATCGGCGCGCCCAGTTCGACGAAGAATGCGGACAAGGCCCGCGATCCGGACATGCATCAGACCCGCAAGGGGCAGCAGTGGTACTTCGGGATGAAGCTGCACATCGGCGTGGATAGTCGTAACGGCCTGGTGCATAGCGCGGCGGTGACGGCGGCCAATGTGCATGACAAGCACCTGCTGGGAGACCTGCTGCACGGGGAGGAACGCCGGGTCTATGGAGACAGCGCCTACGCCAGCCAGAAGGCGCTGATCGGCACGCATGCACCGCACGCCCGGGACTTCACCAACCAGCGGGTTCGCAAGCGTGGCGAAGTGAATGAGGTGCAGCGCCAGCGGAACCGCAACAAGTCGAAGATCCGTGCCCGTGTCGAGCACGTGTTCGCGGTGGTGAAGCGGCTGTGGGGCTTTGCCAAGGTGCGTTATCGCGGGCTGGACAAGAACGCGAACCGCTGCTTCGTGGCCCTGGGCCTGGCGAACCTGTACCTGGCGCGGGTGCGTTTGGCGGGATAG
- a CDS encoding PQQ-dependent sugar dehydrogenase has protein sequence MNAPVSTLVRWPLSLMVIAILAGCGDTATLAIEQGTGPDPQLPEPVKRLIPTVKIAPVKRWAANAKPMAADDLQVSAFARDLDHPRWVYVLPNGDVLVAETAEPPKPENAESGGGLRKKVQGAVMKKAGAVVPSANRITLLRDADGDGVAEVRTQFISGLYSPFGMALVGDRFYVANADALVSFPYTPGDTHITAKPTFVANLPGGLNHHWTKSLLASADGSKLYVGVGSNSNVAENGMEAELNRAAILEIDPATGSSRVFASGLRNPVGTAWEPQSKSLWVVVNERDEIGSDLVPDYLTSVRDGGFYGWPYSYYGQHVDERVQPQNAELVAKAIKPDYALGPHTASLGLTFASGTLLPERFRQGAFIGQHGSWNRDPPSGYKVLFVPFVGGRPNGAPITVLDGFLDAEGNAQGRPVGVSSDNTGALLVADDVGNAIWRVTPKTR, from the coding sequence ATGAATGCACCCGTGTCCACGCTGGTTCGCTGGCCGCTGTCGCTGATGGTCATCGCCATTCTTGCCGGTTGCGGCGATACCGCCACGCTGGCCATCGAACAGGGGACCGGACCGGACCCGCAGCTGCCCGAACCGGTGAAGCGCTTGATCCCCACGGTCAAGATCGCGCCGGTCAAGCGCTGGGCGGCCAATGCAAAGCCCATGGCTGCCGACGATCTGCAGGTCAGTGCGTTCGCGCGTGACCTGGATCACCCGCGTTGGGTCTATGTGCTGCCTAACGGCGATGTGCTGGTGGCTGAAACCGCAGAGCCGCCCAAGCCTGAAAATGCCGAGAGTGGTGGCGGTCTGCGCAAGAAGGTGCAGGGCGCGGTGATGAAAAAGGCTGGCGCGGTCGTGCCCAGCGCCAATCGCATCACCCTGCTGCGCGACGCCGACGGCGACGGCGTGGCCGAAGTCCGCACGCAATTCATCAGTGGGCTGTACTCGCCGTTCGGCATGGCCCTGGTAGGCGACCGGTTCTACGTAGCCAATGCCGATGCGCTGGTGAGCTTTCCGTACACGCCCGGCGACACCCACATCACCGCCAAGCCCACCTTTGTGGCCAATCTGCCCGGCGGCTTGAACCATCACTGGACCAAATCGCTGCTGGCGAGTGCGGATGGCAGCAAGCTGTATGTCGGCGTGGGGTCCAACAGCAACGTCGCCGAAAACGGCATGGAGGCCGAGCTCAATCGCGCCGCCATCCTGGAAATCGACCCGGCGACCGGCAGTAGCCGCGTGTTCGCCAGTGGCTTGCGCAATCCTGTGGGGACCGCATGGGAGCCGCAGAGCAAATCGTTGTGGGTGGTGGTCAACGAACGCGACGAAATCGGCAGCGACCTGGTGCCGGACTATCTGACCTCGGTGCGCGATGGCGGTTTCTATGGCTGGCCCTATAGCTATTACGGACAGCATGTGGACGAGCGGGTCCAGCCGCAGAATGCCGAGCTGGTGGCCAAGGCCATCAAGCCGGACTATGCGCTGGGCCCGCATACTGCCTCGCTGGGGCTGACCTTTGCCAGCGGCACGCTGCTGCCGGAGCGCTTCCGCCAGGGCGCCTTTATCGGCCAGCACGGCTCGTGGAATCGTGACCCGCCCAGCGGCTACAAGGTGTTGTTCGTGCCATTCGTGGGCGGCAGGCCCAACGGCGCTCCGATCACCGTGCTGGATGGATTCCTGGATGCCGAGGGCAATGCACAGGGGCGTCCGGTGGGCGTGAGCTCCGACAACACCGGCGCCTTGCTGGTGGCCGACGATGTGGGCAATGCGATCTGGCGCGTGACCCCGAAGACGCGCTGA
- a CDS encoding DUF3247 family protein: MPKYAPHVYTEQVQIATLEHWVSLLGDQERVRVELDDGSMLSGTVAVRPSIQTYLDDSDNEGLNGQLRLDQLDASQEPHWIWMDRIVAVHPLPPGADPHGV; encoded by the coding sequence ATGCCCAAGTACGCCCCCCACGTGTATACCGAACAAGTGCAGATCGCCACCCTGGAGCATTGGGTCTCCCTGCTCGGTGACCAGGAGCGGGTACGCGTCGAACTCGACGACGGCAGCATGCTGAGCGGCACTGTCGCGGTGCGCCCCAGCATCCAGACCTATCTCGACGACAGCGATAACGAGGGCCTCAATGGCCAGCTGCGTCTGGATCAATTGGATGCGTCGCAGGAGCCCCACTGGATCTGGATGGACCGCATCGTGGCGGTGCATCCGCTCCCGCCGGGTGCAGATCCACACGGCGTCTGA
- a CDS encoding hybrid sensor histidine kinase/response regulator: MVSDLSTSSPSPDLAAALPAAIAEPFLDPGMYHEIFHNIDAGFCVIDLVFDGDHAVDYIIRTTNGAFERYTGLSNALNVSIRDMLPEHEQEWFDRYGQVARTGNRIHFEMQAKALRRWYSVDAFRVGQPEQARVAVLFMDITERKRVERELAESEARFSALADGLPMPVWVLDAQGVVRFVNSAYGEFFGLDISSGTVSAWSELLHPDDLPIFQFELSAALEEQRGLRALVRARRHDGQWRWIEMTATPRYSADGRFIGLAGSSPDVTEQREIELAREQLLESERSARNEAESMARLKDEFLATLSHELRTPLTTILGWSELLLQRVEEGHANYKGLSVIASSARAQKRLISDMLDLSSMLLGKVQLEVESLDLAEQVREALNTQELAAEGKDQILQLHAPSTPCLVLGDATRLQQVLWNLLSNAIKFTPAHGRIDVSIERDDGHLLVAVRDSGDGIAAEFLPHLFGRFRQADGTTTRQHGGLGLGLAIVQQLVEMHGGQVGATSGGRGKGATFTVRLPEHVPDQGKRRRRELRRRLMSEQIVEARALNGLRLLAVEDQPDMLDYLRRLLEEQGAEVVTAGSATDALALIDHRGHARFDVMLTDIGMPGMDGYGLIRTVRENLGLDARALPAVAVTALARDDDRKRALDSGFQEHLAKPYSVAQLVTAVRAAREAAE, translated from the coding sequence GTGGTTTCCGATTTGAGCACCTCCAGCCCCAGTCCCGATCTGGCAGCCGCGTTGCCGGCCGCCATCGCCGAGCCCTTCCTCGATCCGGGGATGTACCACGAGATCTTTCACAATATCGACGCCGGTTTCTGCGTCATCGATCTGGTGTTCGACGGTGACCATGCGGTTGACTACATCATCCGTACGACCAATGGCGCCTTCGAGCGTTACACGGGGCTGTCGAACGCGCTGAATGTCTCCATCCGCGACATGCTGCCCGAGCATGAGCAAGAATGGTTCGATCGCTACGGGCAGGTGGCCCGCACCGGCAACCGCATCCACTTCGAAATGCAGGCCAAGGCGTTGCGCCGCTGGTACTCGGTGGACGCGTTCCGGGTTGGACAGCCGGAACAGGCACGGGTGGCGGTGTTGTTCATGGACATCACCGAGCGCAAGCGCGTGGAGCGCGAGCTGGCCGAAAGCGAGGCGCGCTTCAGCGCGCTGGCCGACGGCTTGCCGATGCCGGTGTGGGTGCTGGATGCGCAGGGCGTGGTGCGCTTCGTCAATAGCGCCTACGGCGAGTTCTTCGGCCTGGATATTTCCAGCGGCACGGTGTCGGCGTGGAGCGAGCTGCTGCATCCGGACGACCTGCCGATCTTCCAGTTCGAGTTGTCTGCCGCGCTGGAAGAGCAGCGCGGGCTGCGTGCGCTGGTGCGCGCGCGCCGTCACGATGGCCAGTGGCGCTGGATCGAAATGACTGCCACGCCGCGCTATTCGGCCGACGGGCGCTTCATCGGCCTGGCCGGCAGCAGCCCGGACGTGACCGAGCAGCGCGAGATCGAACTGGCGCGTGAGCAGCTGCTCGAATCCGAGCGCAGCGCACGTAACGAAGCCGAAAGCATGGCGCGGCTCAAGGATGAGTTCCTGGCCACCTTGTCGCACGAGTTGCGCACGCCGCTGACCACCATCCTGGGCTGGAGCGAGTTGTTGCTGCAGCGGGTCGAAGAAGGGCATGCCAACTACAAGGGCCTGTCGGTGATCGCCAGCAGCGCACGCGCGCAGAAGCGGCTGATCTCGGACATGCTCGATCTGAGCAGCATGCTGCTCGGCAAGGTGCAGCTGGAAGTCGAATCGTTGGATCTGGCCGAGCAAGTGCGCGAAGCGCTCAACACCCAGGAACTGGCCGCCGAAGGCAAGGACCAGATCCTGCAACTGCATGCGCCGTCCACGCCGTGCCTGGTGCTGGGCGATGCCACGCGGCTGCAGCAGGTGCTGTGGAATCTGCTCTCCAACGCGATCAAGTTCACCCCGGCACATGGACGCATCGATGTCAGCATCGAGCGCGATGACGGCCACCTGCTGGTGGCAGTGCGCGATTCCGGCGACGGCATCGCCGCCGAATTCCTGCCGCATTTGTTCGGGCGGTTCCGGCAGGCCGACGGCACCACCACGCGGCAGCATGGCGGGCTGGGCCTGGGCCTGGCGATCGTGCAGCAGCTGGTGGAAATGCATGGTGGGCAGGTCGGCGCCACCAGTGGCGGCCGCGGCAAGGGTGCCACCTTCACCGTGCGCCTGCCCGAACATGTGCCCGACCAGGGCAAGCGGCGGCGGCGCGAGCTGCGTCGGCGCCTGATGTCCGAACAGATCGTCGAAGCGCGTGCGCTCAATGGCCTGCGCCTGCTGGCAGTGGAAGATCAGCCGGACATGCTCGACTACCTGCGCCGGCTGCTCGAAGAGCAGGGCGCGGAGGTCGTCACTGCCGGTAGCGCCACCGATGCGCTGGCCTTGATCGATCATCGTGGCCACGCTCGTTTCGATGTGATGCTGACCGATATCGGCATGCCCGGCATGGATGGCTACGGCCTGATCCGTACCGTGCGCGAAAACCTGGGCCTGGACGCGCGCGCGCTGCCGGCGGTGGCAGTCACCGCGCTGGCCCGCGATGACGACCGCAAGCGCGCGCTGGATTCGGGCTTTCAGGAGCATCTGGCCAAGCCGTATAGCGTGGCGCAACTGGTCACCGCAGTGCGCGCGGCGCGCGAAGCGGCCGAGTAA
- a CDS encoding DUF3016 domain-containing protein, with protein sequence MKRFSVSGAGLLLAGLLAATGVQARVRNVTDPEAPRALASDGKVDVRWTDPADFSDLRFSGNRWEAQRGDWVTQLATHFQQSAARQLPEGQHLSVTITDIRRAGQYEPWHGPRLQDVRVVKDIYPPRLSFTYTLTAADGRVIDQGERKLVNSAFLMSGPRLTDSDPLRFEKAMIDDWVRKQFRGDRSTAGL encoded by the coding sequence ATGAAACGTTTTAGTGTTTCCGGCGCCGGCCTGTTGCTGGCAGGGTTGCTAGCCGCCACCGGCGTCCAGGCCCGTGTCCGCAACGTCACCGATCCCGAGGCGCCGCGTGCGCTGGCCAGCGATGGCAAGGTGGATGTGCGCTGGACCGACCCGGCCGACTTTTCCGATCTCCGTTTCAGCGGCAATCGCTGGGAAGCGCAGCGCGGCGATTGGGTCACCCAGCTGGCGACCCATTTCCAGCAAAGCGCCGCGCGCCAGCTGCCCGAAGGACAGCATCTGAGCGTGACCATCACCGACATCCGCCGCGCTGGCCAATACGAGCCCTGGCATGGCCCGCGCCTGCAGGACGTGCGCGTGGTCAAGGACATCTATCCGCCACGCTTGAGTTTCACTTACACGCTCACCGCTGCCGATGGCCGGGTGATCGACCAGGGCGAGCGCAAGCTGGTGAATTCTGCGTTCCTGATGAGCGGCCCCCGGCTGACCGACAGCGATCCGCTGCGCTTTGAGAAAGCGATGATCGACGACTGGGTGCGCAAGCAGTTCCGTGGCGATCGCAGTACCGCTGGGTTGTAG
- the alr gene encoding alanine racemase, protein MRPAQASIDLEALRHNYRLAKRLGGSKALAVVKADAYGHGAVRCAQALEPEADGFAVACIEEALELRQAGIRAPILLLEGFFEQDELRLIAEHDLWTVVSTPQQVRALAEFQSPRPLRVWLKLDSGMHRLGLSPEDFRAAWLRLRGLPQIASLVLMTHLARADELDCSRTDEQAVAFALTAGGMRAETSLRNSPGLLGWPALHNDWSRPGLMLYGANPFPHDTELTAQLRPVMTLRSRIISVRELPVGEPVGYGARFVAQRPTRVGVVAMGYADGYPQFAPNGTPVLVDGQVCPLIGRVSMDMLTVDLTDHPQADIGTPVQLWGEAPRPGILAAHCNVSAYQLLCGLKRVPRVYVDEAASGEVAAR, encoded by the coding sequence GTGCGTCCTGCGCAAGCGTCGATCGACCTGGAGGCGTTGCGTCACAACTATCGACTGGCCAAACGGCTGGGGGGCAGCAAGGCGCTGGCGGTGGTGAAGGCCGATGCCTATGGCCACGGTGCGGTGCGCTGCGCGCAGGCACTGGAGCCGGAAGCCGACGGTTTTGCGGTGGCCTGCATCGAAGAAGCGCTGGAACTGCGCCAGGCCGGCATCCGTGCGCCGATCCTGCTGCTGGAAGGCTTTTTCGAACAGGACGAGCTGCGCCTGATCGCCGAGCACGATCTCTGGACCGTGGTGTCCACGCCGCAGCAGGTGCGCGCGCTGGCTGAGTTCCAGAGCCCGCGACCGTTGCGGGTGTGGCTGAAGCTGGACAGCGGCATGCACCGGCTGGGCCTGTCGCCGGAGGATTTTCGCGCCGCCTGGCTGCGCCTGCGCGGGCTGCCGCAGATCGCCTCGCTGGTGCTGATGACCCATCTGGCGCGCGCCGACGAATTGGACTGCAGCCGCACCGACGAGCAGGCGGTGGCCTTTGCGCTCACCGCTGGCGGCATGCGCGCGGAAACCAGCCTGCGCAATTCGCCCGGCCTGCTCGGCTGGCCGGCGCTGCATAACGACTGGTCGCGCCCGGGACTGATGCTGTATGGCGCCAACCCGTTTCCGCACGACACCGAGCTGACCGCGCAGCTGCGCCCGGTGATGACGCTACGCTCGCGGATCATCTCGGTGCGCGAGTTGCCGGTTGGCGAGCCGGTGGGCTACGGTGCCCGCTTCGTGGCGCAGCGGCCAACCCGCGTGGGCGTGGTGGCGATGGGGTATGCCGACGGCTACCCGCAGTTCGCGCCCAATGGCACCCCGGTGCTGGTGGACGGCCAGGTCTGCCCGCTGATCGGGCGGGTCTCCATGGACATGCTCACGGTGGATCTGACCGATCATCCACAAGCCGATATCGGGACGCCGGTGCAACTGTGGGGCGAGGCCCCACGGCCCGGCATCTTGGCGGCGCACTGCAATGTCAGCGCGTATCAGCTGCTGTGTGGTTTGAAGCGGGTGCCGCGCGTCTATGTGGACGAAGCGGCGTCGGGCGAAGTTGCAGCGCGGTAA
- a CDS encoding D-amino acid dehydrogenase, whose protein sequence is MRVLILGSGVIGVTSAWYLAQAGCEVTVVDRQPAAALETSYANAGQLSFGYTSPWAAPGVPGKAVKWLFEQHAPLSIRPTRDLRQLAWLSQMLRNCTAERYAVNKARMVRMSDYSRDCLNALRADTGIEFEGRQLGTTQLFRTQQQLDAAAQDIQVLAQYGVPYELLSPAQIAQYEPGLAGGGAQMAGALRLPEDQTGDCRLFTQRLAELAAQAGVTFRYGQQIERLEHAGGRITGVQIDGCMETADRYVLALGSYSADLLLSPGLHLPVYPLKGYSLTIPIRDAQRAPTSTVLDESYKIALTRFDDRIRVGGMAEVAGFDLSLNPRRRATLEMVVNDLYPGGGDLAQAEFWTGLRPATPDGTPVVGATPLANLFLNTGHGTLGWTMACGSGRYLADLMQGRTPEIDTEGLDVFRYLSPRSVRPQREAA, encoded by the coding sequence ATGCGGGTGCTCATTCTCGGTAGCGGCGTCATCGGCGTCACCAGCGCGTGGTATCTGGCGCAGGCTGGTTGCGAGGTCACCGTGGTCGACCGCCAGCCGGCAGCGGCGCTGGAGACCAGTTACGCCAATGCCGGCCAGCTGTCGTTCGGCTACACCTCGCCGTGGGCGGCGCCCGGCGTGCCTGGCAAGGCGGTGAAGTGGCTGTTCGAACAGCACGCGCCGCTGTCGATCCGCCCCACCCGCGATCTGCGCCAGCTGGCATGGCTGAGCCAGATGCTGCGCAACTGCACCGCCGAGCGCTATGCGGTGAACAAGGCGCGCATGGTGCGCATGTCCGACTACAGCCGCGATTGCCTCAACGCGCTGCGCGCGGACACCGGGATCGAATTCGAAGGCCGCCAGCTCGGCACCACGCAGTTGTTCCGCACCCAGCAGCAGCTCGACGCGGCCGCGCAGGACATCCAGGTGCTGGCCCAGTATGGGGTGCCGTACGAGCTGCTGAGCCCGGCGCAGATCGCCCAGTACGAACCCGGGCTGGCCGGCGGCGGCGCACAGATGGCCGGCGCGCTGCGCCTGCCCGAAGACCAGACCGGCGATTGCCGGCTGTTTACCCAGCGCCTGGCCGAGCTGGCCGCGCAGGCGGGCGTCACCTTCCGCTACGGGCAGCAGATCGAGCGGCTGGAGCATGCCGGCGGCCGCATCACCGGGGTGCAGATCGATGGATGCATGGAAACTGCCGACCGCTACGTGCTGGCGCTGGGCAGCTATTCGGCCGACCTGCTGCTCTCGCCCGGCCTGCATCTGCCGGTCTACCCGCTCAAGGGCTATTCGCTGACGATCCCGATCCGCGATGCGCAGCGTGCGCCGACCTCCACGGTGCTGGATGAGAGCTACAAGATCGCGCTGACCCGCTTCGACGACCGTATCCGCGTCGGTGGCATGGCCGAGGTGGCTGGCTTCGATCTGTCGCTGAATCCACGCCGCCGCGCCACCCTCGAGATGGTGGTCAACGACCTCTATCCCGGCGGCGGCGATCTGGCCCAGGCCGAGTTCTGGACCGGCCTGCGCCCGGCCACGCCGGACGGCACCCCGGTGGTGGGCGCCACCCCGCTCGCCAACCTGTTCCTCAACACCGGCCACGGCACGTTGGGCTGGACCATGGCCTGCGGCTCCGGACGCTACCTGGCCGACCTCATGCAGGGCCGCACGCCCGAGATCGATACCGAGGGGCTGGACGTGTTCCGCTACCTGTCGCCGCGCAGCGTGCGCCCGCAACGGGAGGCCGCGTAG
- a CDS encoding Lrp/AsnC ligand binding domain-containing protein, with protein MTTRARELDKIDRKILRILQQEGRISFTELGERVGLSTTPCTERVRRLERDGAITGYYARLDPHYLKASLLVFVEISLAYKSGDIFEEFRRAALKLPNVLECHLVSGDFDYLLKARISEMASYRKLLGSTLLTMPHVRESKSYIVMEEVKETLALPIAD; from the coding sequence ATGACCACCCGCGCCCGCGAGCTGGACAAGATCGACCGCAAGATCCTGCGCATCCTGCAGCAGGAGGGGCGCATTTCGTTCACCGAGCTGGGCGAGCGGGTCGGCCTGTCGACCACGCCCTGCACCGAGCGCGTGCGCCGGCTGGAGCGCGATGGCGCCATCACCGGCTACTACGCGCGCCTGGACCCCCACTATCTCAAAGCCAGCCTGCTGGTGTTCGTGGAGATCAGCCTGGCCTACAAATCCGGCGACATCTTCGAGGAATTCCGCCGCGCTGCGCTCAAGCTGCCCAACGTGCTGGAGTGCCATCTGGTCTCCGGCGATTTCGACTACCTGCTCAAGGCGCGCATCAGCGAGATGGCCTCCTACCGCAAGCTGCTCGGCAGCACCTTGCTGACCATGCCGCATGTGCGCGAATCCAAGAGCTACATCGTGATGGAAGAGGTCAAGGAGACGCTGGCGTTGCCGATCGCCGATTGA